From the Rhodoferax sp. WC2427 genome, one window contains:
- the garD gene encoding galactarate dehydratase: MPAATPHTIRMHLRDNVAIVANDGGLAAGTVLPGGLVLVDKVPQGHKVALVDLPADGPVLRYGIPIGYALQDIPAGSWVHERLLRMPDARGLTDLPMATVKPEAQPPLEGYTFEGYRNADGSVGTRNILAITQTVQCVAGVTDFAVQRIKAELLHRFPNVDDVVALEHSYGCGVAIDAPGAEIPIRTLRNISLNPNFGGEVMVVSLGCEKLQPERLMPPGTIPLVDERNVADVGTSADTPLDVVCLQDDAHVGFMSMVESIVRQAEVHLERLNARRRVTVPAAELVVGVQCGGSDAFSGVTANPAVGFCTDLLVRAGASVMFSETTEVRDGIDQLTSRASTPEVAEAMVKEMAWYDAYLQRGKVDRSANTTPGNKKGGLSNIVEKAMGSIVKSGSVAITGVLSPGEKLKQKGLTYAATPASDFICGTLQLAAGMNLHVFTTGRGTPYGLAPVPVIKVATRSDLARRWHDLMDVNAGTIADGVATIEDVGWELFHLMLEVASGRKKTWAEHWKLHNALVLFNPAPVT, from the coding sequence ATGCCAGCAGCTACGCCCCACACCATCCGCATGCACCTGCGCGACAACGTCGCCATCGTGGCCAACGACGGCGGCCTGGCCGCAGGCACGGTGCTGCCTGGCGGCCTGGTGCTGGTCGACAAAGTGCCCCAGGGCCACAAAGTGGCGCTGGTCGACCTGCCCGCCGATGGGCCGGTACTGCGCTACGGCATCCCCATCGGCTACGCTTTGCAAGACATTCCCGCCGGGAGCTGGGTGCACGAGCGCCTGCTGCGCATGCCCGATGCACGCGGGCTGACCGACTTGCCCATGGCCACCGTCAAGCCCGAAGCCCAGCCCCCGCTGGAGGGTTACACCTTTGAGGGCTACCGCAACGCCGACGGCTCGGTGGGCACGCGCAATATTTTGGCCATCACCCAGACGGTGCAGTGCGTGGCCGGGGTCACCGACTTCGCGGTGCAGCGCATCAAGGCCGAGCTGCTGCACCGCTTTCCCAACGTGGATGACGTGGTGGCGCTGGAACACAGCTACGGCTGCGGCGTGGCCATCGACGCGCCGGGCGCCGAGATTCCCATCCGCACCCTGCGCAACATCAGCCTGAACCCCAACTTTGGCGGCGAGGTGATGGTGGTCAGCCTGGGCTGCGAAAAGCTGCAGCCCGAGCGCCTGATGCCGCCCGGCACCATTCCGCTGGTGGACGAGCGCAACGTGGCCGATGTGGGCACCAGCGCCGACACCCCCCTCGACGTGGTGTGCCTGCAAGACGACGCGCACGTGGGCTTCATGTCGATGGTCGAATCCATCGTGCGCCAGGCCGAAGTGCACCTGGAGCGCCTGAACGCCCGCCGCCGCGTCACCGTGCCTGCGGCAGAACTGGTGGTGGGCGTGCAGTGCGGCGGCAGCGACGCGTTTTCGGGCGTCACCGCCAACCCCGCCGTGGGTTTTTGTACCGACCTGCTGGTGCGCGCCGGGGCCAGCGTGATGTTCTCGGAAACCACCGAGGTGCGTGACGGCATCGACCAGCTCACCTCGCGCGCCAGCACCCCCGAAGTGGCCGAGGCCATGGTCAAAGAGATGGCCTGGTACGACGCGTACCTGCAGCGTGGCAAGGTGGACCGCAGCGCTAACACCACGCCCGGCAACAAAAAAGGCGGCCTGTCCAACATTGTTGAAAAAGCCATGGGCTCCATCGTCAAGAGCGGCTCGGTGGCCATCACCGGCGTGCTGTCGCCGGGCGAGAAGCTCAAGCAAAAGGGTTTGACCTACGCGGCCACCCCGGCCAGCGACTTCATCTGCGGCACCCTGCAACTGGCCGCGGGCATGAACCTGCACGTCTTCACCACCGGCCGCGGCACGCCCTATGGCCTGGCCCCGGTGCCTGTCATCAAGGTGGCCACCCGCAGCGACCTGGCCCGCCGCTGGCACGACCTGATGGACGTGAACGCAGGCACCATCGCCGACGGGGTGGCGACCATCGAAGATGTGGGCTGGGAGCTGTTCCACCTGATGCTGGAAGTGGCCAGTGGCCGCAAAAAAACCTGGGCCGAGCACTGGAAGCTGCACAACGCGTTAGTGCTGTTCAACCCGGCCCCGGTGACCTGA
- a CDS encoding FadR/GntR family transcriptional regulator, which yields MNETLLQTDGVGSLPDRIYARVVEAILRGDFTPHNRLPTEGALSAQFGVSRPTVREALARLRSDGIIDSKRGAGSTVIRAPGAPVVVATPIKSLADIERYYAFRSCIEMGAAAGAAEFRDDDDLVALHAAFDALNTAMESGQSGAEEDVRFHLAIANASHNPFFVATIATSVAPIRQFIELARNVTDKKSPTRVRATQAEHQAIVDAIERRASAEAAEAIRIHVLNAKRRIFERTPLP from the coding sequence ATGAACGAAACCCTGCTGCAAACCGACGGTGTCGGTTCCCTGCCCGACCGCATCTACGCCCGCGTGGTCGAGGCCATTCTGCGTGGCGACTTTACGCCGCACAACAGGCTGCCCACCGAAGGCGCCTTGAGTGCCCAGTTTGGCGTGTCGCGGCCCACGGTGCGCGAGGCGCTGGCGCGGCTGCGCTCGGACGGCATCATCGACTCCAAGCGCGGCGCGGGCAGCACCGTCATCCGCGCGCCAGGCGCACCGGTGGTGGTGGCCACGCCGATCAAAAGCCTGGCCGACATCGAGCGCTATTACGCATTCCGCAGCTGCATTGAAATGGGCGCTGCCGCCGGGGCCGCCGAGTTCCGCGACGACGACGACCTGGTGGCCCTGCACGCCGCCTTCGACGCGCTGAACACCGCCATGGAGAGCGGCCAGTCCGGGGCCGAAGAAGACGTGCGCTTCCACCTGGCCATTGCCAACGCCTCGCACAACCCGTTTTTTGTAGCCACCATCGCCACCAGCGTGGCCCCGATCCGGCAGTTCATCGAGCTGGCCCGCAACGTGACCGACAAGAAGAGCCCGACCCGCGTGCGCGCCACCCAGGCCGAGCACCAGGCCATCGTCGATGCCATCGAGCGCCGCGCCTCCGCCGAGGCGGCCGAGGCCATCCGCATCCACGTACTGAACGCCAAACGGCGGATTTTCGAGCGCACGCCGCTGCCCTGA
- a CDS encoding Bug family tripartite tricarboxylate transporter substrate binding protein gives MKKTLALVSMALALSTSAYAWPDKTVTLVVPFPPGGSSDALARAITPKLQEKFKQTVIVENKAGATGSIGAAYVKRAAPDGYTLMVTSLGPLVITPHLLKVAYDPAKDFDYLTVAVQAPNVLVVPAASPFKTVADLIAAEKANPGALTFASAGNGSSDHLSAELFWLQTGTSGLHVPYKGGAPAITDLLGSQVDAAFQNINSVIQHIHAGKLRTLAIASDKRSPLLPNVPTLAEAGVKDAVATSWQGVVAPKGLPPEVKAQIHAALMEALADPVVKQKFIDVGFELVANTPEQFAAYQASESARWKKLIETRKIAAD, from the coding sequence ATGAAAAAGACCCTTGCCCTGGTATCGATGGCCCTTGCACTGTCTACCAGTGCCTACGCCTGGCCCGACAAAACCGTCACCCTGGTGGTGCCGTTCCCGCCCGGCGGCTCGTCGGATGCGCTGGCCCGCGCCATTACCCCCAAGCTGCAAGAGAAGTTCAAGCAAACCGTCATCGTGGAAAACAAGGCCGGGGCCACCGGCAGCATCGGCGCGGCCTATGTGAAACGGGCCGCACCCGATGGCTACACCCTGATGGTCACCTCGCTGGGGCCGCTGGTCATCACCCCGCACCTGCTGAAGGTGGCCTACGACCCGGCCAAAGACTTTGACTACCTGACGGTGGCCGTGCAAGCCCCCAACGTGCTGGTGGTGCCCGCGGCCTCGCCGTTCAAAACCGTGGCCGACCTGATTGCCGCCGAAAAAGCCAATCCCGGCGCGCTGACCTTTGCCTCGGCAGGCAATGGCTCGTCCGACCACCTGAGCGCCGAACTGTTCTGGCTGCAAACCGGCACCTCCGGCCTGCACGTGCCCTACAAGGGCGGCGCGCCCGCCATTACCGACCTGCTGGGCAGCCAGGTGGATGCGGCGTTCCAGAACATCAACTCGGTGATCCAGCACATCCACGCGGGCAAGCTGCGCACCCTGGCCATCGCCAGCGACAAGCGCTCGCCCCTGCTGCCCAATGTGCCCACCCTGGCCGAAGCCGGCGTGAAGGACGCGGTGGCCACTTCCTGGCAGGGCGTGGTGGCCCCCAAGGGCTTGCCGCCCGAAGTCAAGGCCCAGATCCACGCCGCACTGATGGAGGCCCTGGCCGACCCGGTGGTGAAGCAAAAGTTTATCGACGTCGGCTTTGAGCTGGTGGCCAACACCCCCGAGCAGTTCGCCGCCTACCAGGCCAGCGAGTCGGCCCGCTGGAAGAAGCTGATCGAAACCCGCAAAATCGCCGCCGACTGA
- a CDS encoding Bug family tripartite tricarboxylate transporter substrate binding protein: MATTTRLVKAASIAASIAIFTALSASLALAQGSFPSRPVTLVVPFAPGGGTDTGARLVAQKLSLKWGQPVVVDNKGGAAGMIGAEFVSKAKPDGYTLLMGNIGTQAINPALYKKMPYDPDRAFEPVSLVAELPLVMLLNPQVPAKTAKEFITYAKAQPGKLSYSSSGAGGSMHLAAEMFKSGTGTFVLHVPYRGGGPAIADLIAGHVQLTFATVLESSGHIKSGSLRALAVTGDKRVPALPDVPTLAEAALPGFNSISWIGILAPGGTPKDVVDKISADVREVLAADDTQRRLTELGALPKGTTPAQFQQLIANDRKRYTQIIQDQKIGLD, encoded by the coding sequence ATGGCGACCACCACACGCCTGGTCAAGGCCGCATCGATCGCTGCATCCATTGCCATCTTCACCGCCCTGTCTGCCAGCCTGGCGCTGGCGCAGGGCTCGTTCCCCAGCCGCCCGGTCACCCTGGTTGTGCCGTTTGCTCCTGGTGGAGGCACCGACACCGGCGCGCGCCTGGTGGCGCAGAAGCTGTCCCTGAAATGGGGCCAACCGGTGGTGGTGGACAACAAAGGCGGGGCTGCCGGGATGATCGGGGCCGAATTTGTGTCCAAGGCCAAGCCCGACGGCTACACCCTGCTGATGGGCAACATCGGCACCCAGGCCATCAACCCGGCGCTGTACAAAAAGATGCCCTACGACCCGGACCGCGCCTTCGAGCCCGTCTCGCTGGTGGCCGAGTTGCCGCTGGTCATGCTGCTCAACCCCCAGGTGCCCGCCAAGACCGCCAAGGAATTCATCACCTACGCCAAGGCCCAGCCGGGCAAGCTGAGCTACAGCAGCTCGGGCGCGGGCGGCTCCATGCACCTGGCCGCCGAGATGTTCAAAAGCGGCACTGGCACCTTTGTGCTGCACGTGCCCTACCGGGGCGGCGGCCCGGCCATTGCCGACCTGATCGCGGGCCACGTGCAACTTACCTTCGCCACCGTGCTGGAGAGCAGCGGCCACATCAAGTCGGGCAGCCTGCGGGCCCTGGCCGTGACCGGCGACAAGCGCGTACCGGCACTGCCCGACGTGCCCACGCTGGCCGAAGCCGCACTGCCGGGCTTCAACTCTATTTCCTGGATCGGCATCCTGGCCCCCGGCGGCACGCCCAAGGACGTGGTGGACAAAATCTCGGCCGATGTGCGCGAGGTGCTGGCCGCCGACGACACCCAGCGCAGGCTGACCGAACTGGGCGCGCTGCCCAAGGGCACCACCCCCGCCCAGTTCCAGCAGCTCATCGCCAATGACCGCAAGCGCTACACCCAAATCATCCAGGACCAGAAAATTGGCCTTGACTGA
- a CDS encoding 2-hydroxyacid dehydrogenase, with the protein MTSRPPLLQNGPLAPALEAALAAEFDVQRLADQADPQGFLAQHGARFTGLATSAPAGASAALLAALPGLRVISSHGVGLDKIDLAVAAQRGIQVGYTPEVLNDCVADLAMALLLDVARGTSAADRFVRRGAWPTAKFPLARKVTGQRLGILGLGRIGRAIAQRATGFEMQIRYTNRKPVAGVPWKFEPALVELARWADTLVVIAAGGASTHHLVNAEVLDALGPNGFLVNVARGSVVDQAALVQALQTGRIAGAGLDVYADEPHVPPELMALDNVVLLPHIASATRETRQAMEALTVANLRAFYATGQVQASALA; encoded by the coding sequence ATGACCAGCCGCCCCCCACTTTTGCAAAATGGCCCCTTGGCCCCCGCCCTGGAGGCCGCGTTGGCCGCCGAATTTGACGTGCAGCGCCTGGCCGACCAGGCCGATCCGCAGGGCTTTCTGGCCCAGCATGGCGCGCGCTTCACCGGCCTGGCCACCTCGGCCCCGGCGGGGGCCTCGGCCGCACTGCTGGCAGCGCTGCCGGGCTTGCGCGTCATCTCCAGCCACGGCGTAGGGCTGGACAAGATCGATCTGGCGGTGGCCGCCCAGCGCGGCATCCAGGTGGGCTACACACCCGAGGTGCTGAACGACTGCGTGGCCGACCTGGCCATGGCCTTGCTGCTGGACGTGGCCCGCGGCACCAGCGCCGCCGACCGCTTTGTACGCCGGGGTGCCTGGCCCACGGCCAAGTTTCCGCTGGCGCGCAAGGTCACCGGCCAGCGCCTGGGCATTCTGGGCCTGGGCCGTATTGGCCGCGCCATCGCCCAGCGCGCTACCGGCTTCGAGATGCAGATCCGCTACACCAACCGCAAGCCGGTGGCCGGTGTGCCTTGGAAGTTCGAGCCTGCGCTGGTGGAGCTGGCCCGCTGGGCCGACACCCTGGTGGTCATTGCCGCCGGGGGCGCGTCCACCCACCACCTGGTGAACGCCGAGGTGCTGGACGCGCTGGGCCCCAACGGCTTTCTGGTCAACGTGGCGCGCGGCTCGGTGGTAGACCAGGCGGCCCTGGTGCAGGCCCTGCAAACCGGCCGCATCGCCGGGGCCGGGCTGGACGTGTACGCCGATGAACCCCATGTGCCGCCCGAGCTGATGGCGCTGGACAACGTGGTGCTGCTGCCGCACATCGCCAGCGCCACCCGCGAAACCCGCCAGGCTATGGAAGCGCTGACGGTGGCCAACCTGCGGGCCTTTTATGCCACGGGGCAGGTACAGGCCTCGGCTTTGGCATGA
- a CDS encoding Bug family tripartite tricarboxylate transporter substrate binding protein, whose protein sequence is MYPPILPRRQVLRAATAVAAASLLPSARAQAAWPSKPLRLVVPFAPGGSSEIVARAVAGEMAKTIGQNVFVDNKPGAAGNIAMQEVANSTDDHTLVLGHIGTLAVNPYIFAKLPYDAARDFAPITLVSKVPSLYVVHPDLPVKNLTEFIAYAKTKPGQLNYGSAGNGSAGHLAFEYLKMVSNTFMLHVPYRGTGPMLTDLMAGRLQAASVGAPALLAFIKAGKLRCIATGTAQRLPQLPDVPTVAEQGFKGFEMTQWYGLMVPSKWPKANQAKLETEAIKATRSALVVEKLSHETALAVGSSSAEFDAFIKAEQARWKPVIARAQIKPEGTG, encoded by the coding sequence ATGTACCCCCCCATCCTTCCCCGCCGCCAGGTATTGCGGGCGGCCACCGCCGTAGCGGCTGCCAGCCTGCTACCGTCTGCCCGCGCCCAGGCCGCCTGGCCCAGCAAACCGCTGCGCCTGGTGGTGCCCTTCGCCCCCGGCGGCAGCTCCGAGATCGTGGCCCGCGCCGTGGCGGGCGAGATGGCCAAAACCATCGGCCAGAACGTGTTTGTGGACAACAAGCCCGGTGCGGCAGGCAACATTGCCATGCAAGAGGTGGCCAACAGCACCGACGACCACACCCTGGTGCTCGGCCACATCGGCACACTGGCTGTCAACCCCTACATCTTTGCCAAGCTGCCCTACGACGCGGCCCGCGACTTTGCGCCCATCACCCTGGTCAGCAAAGTGCCCAGCCTGTACGTGGTGCACCCCGACCTGCCGGTGAAAAACCTCACCGAATTCATCGCCTACGCCAAGACCAAACCCGGCCAGCTGAACTACGGCTCGGCGGGCAACGGCAGCGCCGGGCACCTGGCGTTTGAGTATTTGAAGATGGTCAGCAACACCTTCATGCTGCACGTGCCCTACCGCGGCACCGGCCCCATGCTGACCGACCTGATGGCCGGGCGCCTGCAGGCCGCGTCGGTGGGCGCGCCCGCGCTGCTGGCCTTCATCAAGGCAGGCAAGCTGCGCTGCATCGCCACCGGCACGGCCCAGCGCCTGCCGCAGTTGCCCGACGTGCCCACCGTGGCCGAGCAGGGCTTCAAGGGCTTCGAGATGACCCAGTGGTACGGCCTGATGGTGCCCAGCAAATGGCCCAAGGCGAACCAGGCCAAGCTGGAGACCGAGGCCATCAAGGCCACCCGCAGCGCACTGGTGGTGGAAAAGCTGTCCCACGAAACCGCCCTGGCCGTGGGCAGCAGCAGCGCCGAGTTCGATGCCTTCATCAAGGCCGAGCAGGCCCGCTGGAAGCCGGTGATTGCCCGGGCGCAGATCAAGCCGGAGGGGACGGGTTGA
- a CDS encoding imelysin family protein: MLRTLLLWITLGCTAPAWAAPADQPFEAYTRFVRGIYTQWYVPGADDFAMQSQTLVGSLQQLCAADAAAEAPAGAEARQQWLRTVSAWERFSAVRGGALLARRSPRSLDFMPTRPEAIAEAERTAPADATTLESISAPAKGLPALEWLLWPGKLRAHTPACRYAEQLASDILAEARALQTAYAAAVQAGWDDPEAEYAMYEFLNLWNGALQKLWREDIDRTLQKLNAGRFATFNRQASGHAAQAWAIHWQALRSLALGPASGTDAPSLQAYLLAQNHAPQALLLQQAVAHVDQAMDRLLASRDPTAASVPLHQLVTALKALQHFTEKDLGPALQFTISFFDEDGD, from the coding sequence ATGCTGCGCACCCTGTTGCTGTGGATCACCCTGGGCTGCACCGCCCCGGCCTGGGCGGCTCCTGCCGACCAGCCGTTTGAGGCCTACACCCGCTTTGTGCGCGGCATCTACACCCAGTGGTATGTGCCGGGGGCCGACGACTTTGCCATGCAAAGCCAAACCCTGGTCGGCAGCCTGCAACAGCTGTGCGCCGCCGACGCAGCCGCGGAGGCACCGGCAGGGGCCGAAGCCCGGCAGCAATGGCTGCGCACCGTGTCGGCCTGGGAGCGTTTCTCCGCCGTGCGGGGCGGGGCGCTGCTGGCGCGCCGCTCGCCGCGCAGTCTGGACTTCATGCCCACCCGGCCCGAAGCCATTGCCGAGGCGGAGCGCACGGCACCGGCTGACGCAACCACACTGGAATCCATCAGCGCCCCGGCCAAAGGCCTGCCCGCGCTGGAGTGGCTGCTGTGGCCCGGCAAGCTGCGCGCGCACACGCCCGCCTGCCGCTACGCAGAACAGCTGGCCAGCGACATCCTGGCCGAAGCCCGGGCCCTGCAAACCGCCTATGCCGCCGCCGTGCAAGCGGGGTGGGACGACCCGGAGGCCGAGTACGCGATGTACGAGTTTCTGAACCTGTGGAACGGTGCCCTGCAAAAGCTGTGGCGCGAAGACATCGACCGCACCCTGCAAAAACTCAACGCCGGGCGCTTTGCCACCTTCAACCGCCAGGCCAGCGGCCATGCAGCACAGGCCTGGGCCATCCACTGGCAGGCCTTGCGCAGCCTGGCCCTCGGCCCCGCGTCCGGCACCGACGCACCCAGCCTGCAAGCCTATTTGCTGGCCCAAAACCATGCGCCCCAGGCCCTGCTGCTGCAGCAGGCCGTGGCCCACGTGGACCAGGCCATGGACCGCCTGCTGGCCAGCCGCGACCCCACCGCCGCCAGCGTGCCGCTGCACCAGCTGGTCACGGCCTTGAAGGCCCTGCAGCACTTCACCGAAAAAGACCTGGGCCCGGCCCTGCAGTTCACCATCAGCTTCTTTGACGAAGACGGAGACTGA
- a CDS encoding porin, whose protein sequence is MQHPNHLPVRALAAIGLALLGTTAQSQTSSEKTGVTLYGRVDVGLRNAPTDLSKNDDRQWSVGNSSAGRFGFIGKEDLGDGLAAVFRLESRFDADTGAVQTDKNATGQLFKQYAYVGLQSQKLGSITLGKQSSPADEANASRFEAFDGDSLAANGSRTARVFQKWNNAIYYATPRWSGVKLGVGAAPGEGVHTRAYGLVALYDQGPLSLSSSYQRESFIEGSPDKAGDDARTTVTLAGSYDFARFKLLGLYARSSKLNLADTGAERVLTLGTIVPLGQHRLLASLRWIDGDQIKTTGDHSSDKDSVRLGLGYQYDFSKRTLVALSLAQERMKTFAKNGSEASARNGTGYEVALRHKF, encoded by the coding sequence ATGCAACATCCCAACCACTTGCCGGTACGCGCCCTGGCCGCCATTGGCCTGGCCTTGCTGGGCACCACAGCCCAGAGCCAAACATCCAGCGAAAAGACCGGTGTCACGCTCTATGGCCGGGTCGATGTGGGCCTGCGCAACGCGCCCACCGACCTGTCGAAAAACGACGACCGCCAATGGAGCGTGGGCAACAGCTCGGCCGGACGCTTTGGCTTCATCGGCAAGGAAGACCTGGGCGACGGCCTGGCCGCCGTGTTCCGCCTGGAGTCGCGCTTCGATGCCGACACCGGCGCGGTGCAAACCGACAAGAACGCCACCGGCCAGCTGTTCAAGCAGTACGCCTACGTCGGCCTGCAAAGCCAGAAGCTGGGCAGCATCACCCTGGGCAAACAGTCCAGCCCGGCCGACGAGGCCAATGCCAGCCGCTTTGAAGCCTTTGACGGCGACAGCCTGGCCGCCAACGGCAGCCGCACCGCCCGGGTGTTCCAGAAATGGAACAACGCCATCTACTACGCCACCCCGCGCTGGAGCGGTGTCAAGCTGGGTGTGGGTGCCGCCCCCGGCGAAGGCGTGCACACCCGGGCCTACGGCCTGGTGGCGCTGTACGACCAGGGTCCGCTGTCGCTCAGCAGCTCGTACCAGCGCGAGAGCTTTATCGAAGGCTCGCCCGACAAAGCCGGTGACGATGCCCGCACCACCGTCACCCTGGCGGGCTCGTACGACTTCGCGCGCTTCAAGCTGCTCGGCCTGTACGCACGCTCGTCCAAGCTGAACCTGGCCGACACCGGGGCCGAGCGGGTGCTGACCCTGGGCACCATCGTGCCGCTGGGCCAACACCGGCTGCTGGCTTCGCTGCGCTGGATCGATGGCGACCAGATCAAGACCACCGGCGACCATTCCAGCGACAAGGACAGCGTGCGCCTGGGCCTGGGCTACCAGTACGACTTCAGCAAACGCACCCTGGTGGCCTTATCCCTGGCGCAGGAGCGCATGAAAACCTTCGCCAAAAACGGCTCCGAAGCCAGCGCCCGCAATGGCACCGGCTACGAAGTGGCCTTGCGCCACAAGTTCTGA